TCTGCTGGTCGGCGCCGCGGCGGCAACGATCGTTGCCCTAAGCGCCGGTGAGGGTGGCGCATTGGCTGGGATTCCCTTTGTTCTGTTCCTGCCATTGGCAACTTTGGCCGCACTGTTCGCAGGGGCGATCTGGTCAGGAGTAATCGGCTTGTTCAAGGGCCGGTTCGGCGGCAATGAGGTCATTACCTCTCTGATGATGAACTATGTTGCGATCCTGCTGGTGCAATATCTGGTTTCCGGGCCGCTGCGGGCTCCCGGTGGGTTACCACAGACCACGCGTCTAGAGCGCGACTATTGGTTACCACTGCTGTTTGACGGAAATCGCGCCCATGCAGGGATCCTGATCGCCCTGGCTGCGGCTGCGCTTGTCTGGATCGTGCTGATGCGCTCACGACTGGGCTTCGAAATGATCGTCACCGGGTTGAATCCGAAGGCCGCCAAATTCGGCGGGATTGAAGTCGGACGCCGACAACTCATGGCCGCTTGCCTGGCCGGCGGGCTGGCCGCGCTGGCCGGCATGATGGAGGTTCTGGGCGTGCATCACCGGCTTATGGACGGAATGGCCGA
This is a stretch of genomic DNA from Pukyongiella litopenaei. It encodes these proteins:
- a CDS encoding ABC transporter permease, whose protein sequence is MILLERRLKPADSPRAIAVATILSVLAALMVGGLLFLPYGANPISAYAALFSEAFLSWRGFGFTLIKATPLILVGLGTVVAWRTGFGYLGFEGCLLVGAAAATIVALSAGEGGALAGIPFVLFLPLATLAALFAGAIWSGVIGLFKGRFGGNEVITSLMMNYVAILLVQYLVSGPLRAPGGLPQTTRLERDYWLPLLFDGNRAHAGILIALAAAALVWIVLMRSRLGFEMIVTGLNPKAAKFGGIEVGRRQLMAACLAGGLAALAGMMEVLGVHHRLMDGMAEGTGFIGIVAALLGKLHPLGVVIVSLLYAGMTVGADAMQRQAGLPGSIVFMIQSMILLFILTSDLFRYYRLHFPGRGRTLKDIRHGT